In Fibrobacter sp. UWB2, the following are encoded in one genomic region:
- a CDS encoding amino acid ABC transporter ATP-binding protein, producing the protein MISIRHLKKVYPNATPLLDVNVEINRGDVVSIIGPSGTGKSTLLRCINLLECPTSGEVLIDGKSITARGANVPAIRRKMGMVFQSFNLFNHLTIIENIMVAQMDILHRSKQDACAKGMELLHRVGLADKADNLPEELSGGQKQRVAIARTLAMDPEIILFDEPTSALDPTMIGEVLAVIRGLSNQGLTMMIVTHEMKFARDISTRVFYMDEGVIYEEGTPKQIFENPQREKTRLFIKHLKVFDEHLVVGDVDFMGVMNRFLVFAEKNQMENRTIRNVSYVLDEMVMLGLVPKLPQGTDIRLMAEYSEDNSRAEIRLEFAGPNVNPLDACDEISRQLINVATECYEQSVVNDMNIIHFHVK; encoded by the coding sequence ATGATTTCGATTCGTCATTTGAAAAAAGTGTACCCGAATGCGACTCCGCTTCTGGATGTCAATGTCGAGATTAATCGTGGCGATGTTGTGTCGATTATCGGCCCTTCGGGAACAGGCAAGTCGACGTTGCTTCGCTGTATCAATCTTTTGGAATGCCCGACTTCGGGCGAGGTGCTGATTGACGGAAAATCGATTACAGCGCGTGGGGCGAATGTGCCCGCGATTCGTCGCAAGATGGGGATGGTTTTTCAGTCATTTAATTTGTTCAACCATCTGACGATTATTGAAAATATCATGGTCGCACAGATGGATATTTTGCACCGTTCCAAGCAGGACGCCTGCGCAAAGGGTATGGAACTTTTGCACCGCGTGGGGCTTGCGGACAAGGCCGATAATTTACCCGAAGAACTTTCGGGCGGCCAAAAACAGCGTGTCGCTATTGCACGTACGCTTGCGATGGACCCTGAAATTATACTGTTCGATGAACCGACGAGCGCCTTGGACCCGACGATGATTGGAGAAGTCCTTGCGGTGATCAGGGGACTTTCGAATCAGGGACTCACGATGATGATTGTTACGCACGAGATGAAATTTGCTCGCGATATTTCGACGCGTGTGTTCTACATGGACGAGGGCGTGATTTACGAAGAAGGGACCCCGAAGCAGATTTTCGAAAACCCGCAACGCGAAAAGACGAGGCTGTTTATCAAGCACCTTAAAGTGTTTGACGAACATCTTGTCGTTGGAGACGTTGATTTTATGGGCGTTATGAACCGGTTCCTAGTTTTTGCCGAAAAGAACCAGATGGAAAATCGGACCATTCGAAACGTGAGCTATGTTCTCGACGAAATGGTGATGCTTGGGCTTGTTCCCAAACTGCCGCAGGGTACGGATATCCGTTTAATGGCGGAGTATTCCGAAGACAACAGCCGTGCAGAAATTCGGCTTGAATTCGCAGGACCGAACGTGAATCCATTGGATGCCTGCGACGAAATCTCAAGACAATTGATTAATGTGGCTACAGAATGTTATGAACAAAGTGTAGTCAATGACATGAATATCATTC